A window of bacterium genomic DNA:
CATGCTTCCGCTGGTAAAACCGGTGATCGCCAAGGCAAACGGCGTCACCGGGCCGGCCGCAGTCGACGCGGCGTTCGCGGGTACGACACGAGGCTTCGACTTCGTCGCGGCGGAATCGGCACAGACGGGCTACCTGGTCGGCGATCGCTTCAGCATCGCAGATCTCACCGCGGCTTCACTTCTGGCTCCAGCGATCCTCGCGCCGCATCCAGACATGGCCAAGCGGGAACCCGTACCCGCGGAAATCTCCGCCTTCGTTGCACGCTGGAAGGACCATCCGGGAGCCCAATGGGTGCACCAGCAATACCGAACACACCGGCCGGACCCGGCTACCCGCTGAAGCCCGCGTTTCATAGCGGCCGGAGGAGGGGATGAAATTCCAGCCGTCGCTTCATGACTGGCTGGAAATATTGTCTTTACTAAGGTTTGGGTATGCGAGCCAGGAGAATCAGAAGGCGGGCACGAGGAATCCTCGGTGGCCGCCTCGCGCCCGATCAGGCCTTCGATGGGGACACGTGCGTCCCGAGTTCACCCGGAGGCAAGAAGCGCTGATTCGCTGAGCGCGCAAATAGAACGGAATGGCGGCCGGCCGGGTCTTCACCTGGCGGGCCGTTTGCAATTATGGCGGAACTGACGAAGACCGGCGGCCTCAACAGAGGTTTTCATGTCGATACTCAATCTCGTCAACGTCACATTGAACCGGGGAGGGCGAACGCTCTTCACGGACTTGAACTGGTCGCTGCCCGCCGGACGGTGTTATGGCCTGGTCGGTCCCGACGGCAGCGGAAAGTCGAGCCTGGTGCGCGCGATCGCCCGAATCGATTCGCTCGACGGCGGTCGCATCGAGCGCTCGCGCAATCTGCGAATCGGCTATGTCGCTCAGGACGTCGACCTGCCTGAGGATCAGACACTGCTCGAAGTCGCTTCCGTGCTTCCTCCCGAGTTGGGCGAACTCGAAATCGAACTCGAGCGCATCGAAGCGCGACTCGCGGATCCTGCGGTTACGGGGGACGAAGCTCTGCTCACGCGCGTGCTGGAGCATCAGGAGCGGGCCCTCGAGCGCTTCGAGACTCTGGGTGGGTTGTCGCATGCGGGTCGAGTCCGTTCGGTCTTGCGCGATCTGGGCTTCTCTGAAAGTGAATTCGAGGCGCGAATCGACAGCTTCTCGGGCGGGCAGAAGAAGCTCGCTGCGCTGGCGCGTGTTGCGTTGGACGGCCCCGACGTGCTCCTTCTGGACGAACCGGACAACCACCTCGATCTCCTGTCAAAGGAATATCTGGAACGATTCGTCAGCGGGTTCCCCGGCACTGTCGTCCTGATCTCTCACGATCGCTACCTGCTTGATTCTCTCGCCGATGGGATTGCCGAACTGACCGACGGTGCACTGAGCCTGTACAAGGGAAACTACAGTGTGTACTCCGCCGAGCGCGAACTCAGGCGAGCCCGTCAGGCTCGCGAGTTCGCCCTCCAGCAGAAAGAGATCGCGCGCCTCGAAGCGCAGATCCAGCGCTTCGAACTCTGGGCGAGCATCGTCGTGAACGAGCGCCATATCAAACAGGCGCGAAGCCGCCGCAAGAAGATCGCGCGCATGGACGAGCTGGAGCGGCCGCGCGATTCGCCGCTCATGGGGCTCGCGCTCGAAGGCGGGCGAGGTAGCCGTATGGCCATCCGTACCCACGGGCTCAGCATGGGCTTTCCCCAGAAACTGCTCTTCGTCGATCTGGAACTCTCGCTCGAACACGGCGAGCGCGTGGGGCTGGTGGGCGCGAACGGCTCGGGCAAGTCAGTGTTGCTGAAGCTGATCACAGGTCAGCTTTCACCACTGGAAGGACGCATCGCAATCGGGCCCAGTTCCCGACTGGGTTACTACGCACAGGAGCATGAGACGCTGGATCGCTGGTCGTCGCGCAGCGCTCTGGAACTCGTTCGCGACTCTTCACCGGTGACTGAAGACGAGGCCGTTGGCTTTCTGATGCGTTTCGCCTTCCGCTACGACCAGATCAGGCAGCCGATCGATCGGATGTCGGGGGGAGAACGCAGCCG
This region includes:
- a CDS encoding ABC-F family ATP-binding cassette domain-containing protein, with the translated sequence MSILNLVNVTLNRGGRTLFTDLNWSLPAGRCYGLVGPDGSGKSSLVRAIARIDSLDGGRIERSRNLRIGYVAQDVDLPEDQTLLEVASVLPPELGELEIELERIEARLADPAVTGDEALLTRVLEHQERALERFETLGGLSHAGRVRSVLRDLGFSESEFEARIDSFSGGQKKLAALARVALDGPDVLLLDEPDNHLDLLSKEYLERFVSGFPGTVVLISHDRYLLDSLADGIAELTDGALSLYKGNYSVYSAERELRRARQAREFALQQKEIARLEAQIQRFELWASIVVNERHIKQARSRRKKIARMDELERPRDSPLMGLALEGGRGSRMAIRTHGLSMGFPQKLLFVDLELSLEHGERVGLVGANGSGKSVLLKLITGQLSPLEGRIAIGPSSRLGYYAQEHETLDRWSSRSALELVRDSSPVTEDEAVGFLMRFAFRYDQIRQPIDRMSGGERSRLQLARLMLQKPNVLLLDEPTNHLDLPSAEVLEAVLDDFNGALLVVSHDRYFLDRCVDRVIEIRDGELLPFDGGYTDYRAALSESGGD